Proteins encoded together in one Microbacterium sp. zg-Y625 window:
- a CDS encoding allantoate amidohydrolase → MTVRLDATPDQVATAARRVMARCEELARVTSAPGRIERVYLSPEHARVNRLAAEWMRELGMTTHQDAAGNQIGRLEAATGAIPDRDAPALLIGSHLDTVPDAGRYDGIVGVLMGLEVVRLLRVPAPDDAWRSPFPFAIEVAAFSDEEGTRFGKALLGSSALAGTWDDDWWRLTDADGTTLREAFLDFGLDPTRLGEAARRPGDLVGYLEAHIEQGPELDRRGESLAVVSSIAGARRFQLLVEGEARHAGGTPYDMRRDALLGASEAALAIEAICRAEQHIIGTVGQLEVFPGAVNIVPGQARLSVDLRGEFDGERDRTWAAISRELDAIMGRRGLRWSGHQVHSAPAVFCAPILQDVIREGIVSTLPPGSDAPATIFSRAGHDGMALGAVTDVGMIFLRNPDGISHHPDEAVSAADVALGIRALAESVLHLAAEPR, encoded by the coding sequence GTGACCGTCCGGCTCGACGCGACCCCCGACCAGGTCGCGACGGCGGCCCGTCGGGTCATGGCCCGCTGTGAGGAGCTCGCGCGCGTCACCTCGGCCCCTGGGCGGATCGAGCGTGTCTACCTCTCGCCGGAGCACGCGCGGGTGAATCGGCTGGCGGCCGAATGGATGCGCGAACTCGGAATGACCACGCACCAGGATGCCGCGGGCAACCAGATCGGACGCCTCGAGGCGGCAACCGGCGCGATCCCGGACCGCGACGCACCGGCTCTCTTGATCGGCTCCCACCTCGACACCGTCCCTGACGCCGGGCGATACGACGGCATCGTCGGCGTGCTCATGGGCCTCGAAGTCGTGCGCCTGCTGCGAGTACCGGCACCTGACGACGCATGGCGCTCGCCGTTCCCGTTCGCCATCGAGGTCGCTGCGTTCTCCGACGAGGAGGGGACGCGGTTCGGGAAGGCGCTGCTCGGCTCGTCCGCCCTCGCGGGCACATGGGACGACGACTGGTGGCGCCTGACCGATGCCGACGGCACAACCCTGCGCGAGGCCTTCCTCGACTTCGGCCTCGATCCGACGCGGTTGGGCGAGGCGGCGCGCCGCCCCGGCGACCTTGTCGGCTACCTCGAGGCCCACATCGAGCAGGGGCCGGAGCTTGATCGGCGCGGGGAGTCGCTCGCTGTCGTCTCCTCGATCGCGGGAGCCCGCCGCTTTCAGCTGCTCGTGGAGGGCGAGGCCCGTCACGCCGGCGGTACGCCTTACGACATGCGTCGCGACGCCCTGCTCGGGGCGTCCGAGGCGGCGCTCGCCATCGAAGCGATCTGTCGTGCGGAGCAGCACATCATCGGGACCGTCGGCCAACTCGAGGTCTTCCCCGGCGCCGTCAACATCGTTCCCGGGCAAGCTCGGCTCTCGGTCGACCTGCGGGGTGAGTTCGACGGTGAGCGCGACCGCACATGGGCGGCGATCTCCCGCGAGCTGGACGCGATCATGGGGCGCCGCGGGCTGAGGTGGTCGGGACATCAGGTGCACAGTGCGCCGGCCGTCTTCTGCGCGCCGATCCTGCAGGACGTCATCCGCGAGGGCATCGTCTCGACGCTGCCGCCCGGATCCGACGCGCCCGCCACGATCTTCAGTCGTGCCGGGCATGACGGCATGGCGCTCGGCGCCGTGACCGACGTCGGAATGATCTTCCTCCGCAATCCCGACGGCATCAGCCATCATCCCGACGAGGCCGTTTCAGCAGCGGACGTCGCCCTCGGTATCCGCGCCCTCGCCGAATCCGTCCTCCACCTCGCCGCCGAACCGAGATGA
- a CDS encoding ArsR/SmtB family transcription factor, with protein MVVRIELTDDETDRLFHALAAATRRDILRRTLEHEQSVSALATAYDMSFAGVQKHVAVLEAAGLIVKRAEGRERLVRADPTMIARARALLAAYEDLWRTRIDQLDELLAEPTSPSTTQGE; from the coding sequence ATGGTTGTACGAATTGAGTTGACCGATGATGAGACCGACCGCCTGTTCCACGCGCTGGCGGCGGCGACGCGGCGCGACATCCTGCGGCGGACGCTCGAACACGAGCAGTCCGTCTCGGCTCTCGCGACCGCCTACGACATGTCGTTCGCCGGTGTGCAGAAGCACGTCGCCGTGCTCGAGGCTGCCGGTCTCATCGTCAAACGCGCCGAGGGACGCGAGCGGCTCGTGCGGGCGGATCCGACCATGATCGCCCGAGCACGCGCACTCCTCGCGGCCTACGAAGACCTCTGGCGCACCCGCATCGACCAGCTCGACGAGCTGCTCGCCGAACCCACCTCTCCCTCAACGACGCAAGGAGAATGA
- a CDS encoding SRPBCC family protein — protein sequence MPVTEVTTDPEALTMTLIADFAAPVERLWQVFTDPRQLERFWGPPGWPATFTAFDLTAGGRARYHMTSPRGEQSHGVWEFLAINEPTGFDVLDGFVDENGEPQEGMPPAMRMTFAFEPTPTGSRLRNVTHFTSADALDAVVAMGAIEGSTMAMNQLDRVLAGLREYAQGRGTQVELLDDTRVRITRLIDGAIDLVWRAHQDPELLRRWMLGPDGWRMSVCEVDPAVGGRYRYEWEPVNPDAGERFGFDGETLLSDPPRRAVTTEHMTGTDYPSTLNDLSLEEEDGATLVTVLIAYPDRETRDAVLATGMADGMESSYARLESVLAGDVATR from the coding sequence ATGCCCGTCACCGAAGTCACCACCGACCCCGAAGCCCTCACGATGACCCTCATCGCCGACTTCGCGGCCCCCGTCGAGCGCCTCTGGCAGGTGTTCACCGATCCGCGTCAGCTGGAGCGCTTCTGGGGACCTCCCGGCTGGCCGGCCACGTTCACGGCGTTCGACCTCACCGCCGGCGGTCGCGCCAGATACCACATGACGAGCCCGCGCGGCGAGCAGTCCCACGGCGTCTGGGAGTTCCTCGCGATCAACGAGCCCACCGGGTTCGACGTGCTCGACGGCTTCGTCGATGAGAACGGCGAGCCGCAGGAGGGGATGCCACCGGCGATGCGGATGACGTTCGCGTTCGAGCCCACGCCCACCGGCTCCCGGCTGCGCAACGTCACGCACTTCACCTCCGCGGACGCGCTGGACGCCGTGGTGGCCATGGGGGCGATCGAGGGTTCGACCATGGCGATGAACCAGCTCGACCGCGTGCTGGCCGGGCTCCGCGAGTACGCGCAGGGCAGGGGCACTCAGGTGGAGCTCCTCGACGACACCCGCGTGCGCATCACCCGTCTCATCGACGGCGCCATCGATCTCGTGTGGCGCGCGCACCAGGACCCGGAGCTGCTGCGGCGCTGGATGCTCGGCCCCGACGGCTGGCGCATGAGCGTCTGCGAGGTGGACCCCGCCGTCGGCGGCCGCTACCGGTACGAGTGGGAGCCGGTGAACCCGGATGCCGGTGAGCGCTTCGGCTTCGACGGCGAAACGCTGCTGTCGGATCCGCCGCGTCGCGCCGTCACGACCGAGCACATGACCGGAACCGACTATCCCTCGACCCTCAACGACCTGAGCCTGGAGGAGGAGGACGGCGCCACGCTCGTCACGGTGCTCATCGCGTACCCGGACCGCGAGACCCGCGACGCGGTGCTGGCGACGGGCATGGCCGACGGCATGGAGTCGAGCTACGCCCGGTTGGAGTCCGTGCTCGCCGGCGACGTAGCGACCCGCTGA
- the sufU gene encoding Fe-S cluster assembly sulfur transfer protein SufU: MSTLDSLYQELILDHSKHPHARGLAPEDGRTATSHQHNPICGDDITLRARVSDDGETLTSVTWDGSGCSISQASASMLASLVDDRVEADGGMSRQQAIDLIGGFREVLRSRGKLELDEDVYGDATALSGVSKFTARVKCAMLAWVALEDALPRA, from the coding sequence ATGAGCACCCTCGACTCCCTCTACCAGGAGCTGATCCTGGATCACTCGAAGCACCCGCACGCCCGTGGCCTTGCCCCAGAGGACGGCCGCACGGCCACGTCGCACCAGCACAACCCCATCTGCGGCGACGACATCACCCTGCGCGCGCGCGTCTCCGACGACGGCGAGACCCTCACCTCGGTCACGTGGGACGGCTCCGGCTGCTCGATCTCGCAGGCGTCGGCATCCATGCTCGCCTCGCTGGTGGACGACCGCGTCGAGGCCGACGGCGGCATGAGCCGCCAGCAGGCGATCGACCTCATCGGGGGATTCCGCGAGGTGCTGCGCTCGCGCGGCAAGCTCGAGCTCGACGAGGACGTCTACGGCGACGCCACGGCGCTCTCGGGCGTCTCGAAGTTCACCGCACGCGTGAAGTGCGCGATGCTGGCGTGGGTGGCCCTCGAGGACGCGCTGCCCCGGGCCTGA
- a CDS encoding SufS family cysteine desulfurase — MSATIPSTPERVLDAAALRADFPILGQQVNGEPLVYLDSGATSQKPQVVLDAEIDFLTRANSAVHRGAHTLAAEATELFEDARETVSGFVGAQPENLVWTSGATLALNLVAYSIGNATAGRGAPASAPFALRAGDEIVVTEAEHHANLIPWQELAARTGAVLRHIPVQDDGTLDMAAAASVIGERTRVVAFSHVSNVLGIVNPVIEIVALAKAVGALTVMDACQSAPHVALDLPALGVDLAAFSGHKMLGPYGVGALYGRTEVLEALPPFLTGGSMVTTVTLDEAGFLPAPQKFEAGTQPVSQAIGLAAAARYLDAIGMDAVHAHERAIGRRLISRLDAIEGVRVLGDPGADVDRIGLASFDVAGVHAHDVGQFLDARGIAVRVGHHCAKPLHARFGLTASVRASASVFTTDDDIDRFLDAVSGVRAYFGVEGATA, encoded by the coding sequence GTGAGTGCCACAATCCCCTCCACCCCCGAACGGGTCCTCGACGCCGCCGCCCTGCGCGCCGACTTCCCGATCCTCGGACAGCAGGTGAACGGCGAACCCCTCGTCTACCTCGACTCCGGCGCGACCAGCCAGAAACCGCAGGTCGTCCTGGATGCCGAGATCGACTTCCTGACCCGCGCCAATTCCGCGGTGCACCGCGGCGCACACACTCTGGCCGCCGAGGCGACCGAGCTCTTCGAAGACGCCCGCGAGACCGTCTCGGGCTTCGTCGGCGCGCAGCCCGAGAACCTCGTGTGGACCAGCGGCGCGACCCTCGCGCTGAACCTCGTCGCCTACTCGATCGGCAACGCCACCGCCGGACGCGGCGCGCCGGCATCCGCCCCCTTCGCCCTGCGCGCCGGCGACGAGATCGTCGTGACCGAGGCCGAGCACCACGCGAATCTCATCCCGTGGCAGGAGCTGGCCGCCCGCACCGGGGCGGTGCTGCGCCACATCCCGGTGCAGGACGACGGCACGCTCGACATGGCTGCCGCCGCCTCCGTCATCGGCGAGCGCACGCGGGTCGTGGCGTTCAGTCACGTGTCGAACGTGCTGGGGATCGTCAACCCCGTCATCGAGATCGTCGCGCTGGCCAAGGCGGTCGGTGCTCTGACGGTGATGGATGCCTGCCAGTCGGCTCCCCACGTGGCGCTCGACCTGCCTGCGCTGGGCGTTGACCTCGCCGCGTTCTCGGGGCACAAGATGCTCGGACCCTACGGAGTCGGGGCGCTGTACGGGCGCACCGAGGTGCTCGAGGCTCTGCCGCCCTTCCTGACCGGCGGATCCATGGTGACCACGGTCACCCTCGACGAGGCGGGATTCCTGCCCGCACCGCAGAAGTTCGAAGCCGGCACGCAGCCGGTGTCTCAGGCCATCGGACTCGCCGCCGCGGCGCGTTACCTCGACGCCATCGGCATGGATGCCGTGCACGCCCACGAGCGTGCGATCGGCCGCCGGCTGATCAGCAGGCTCGACGCGATCGAGGGCGTGCGGGTGCTGGGCGACCCCGGCGCCGACGTCGACCGCATCGGACTGGCCTCCTTCGACGTCGCCGGCGTGCACGCGCACGACGTGGGACAGTTCCTCGACGCCCGAGGCATCGCCGTGCGCGTCGGCCACCACTGCGCCAAGCCGCTGCACGCGCGATTCGGCCTGACCGCGTCGGTGCGCGCCTCGGCATCGGTGTTCACCACCGACGACGACATCGACCGCTTCCTCGACGCCGTGTCCGGCGTGCGGGCGTACTTCGGCGTGGAAGGAGCCACCGCATGA
- a CDS encoding amidohydrolase has product MSIDLEALYIDLHRHPELSFQETRTAGVVTRNLEQLGIEFEEGIGRTGVAAVIRNGAGPVVWLRADMDGLPVEERTALPYASTARGIDPSGQDVPVMHACGHDMHVTALLGALERLQATTDAWSGTVVAVFQPAEEYGAGSEAMIADGVLDRFPRPDIVLGQHLTPLPAGLIGVRSGTQMAASDGLTVTLLGRGGHGSRPHATIDPVVMAAATVMRLQTVVSREVDPREMAVVTVGSIHAGLKNNIIPAEAKLELSLRYTDEPARERIMAKVERVVRAEALASGAEEPPVIAVQHSLPPTINDVDATARLVSAFERSFGEDAVIDPGMFTGSEDVSWFARRGGAPLVFWFWGGVDPQVYAAAAAGGTIDEDIPTNHSPFFAPVLHPTIERGVENLVVAAREFLSAS; this is encoded by the coding sequence ATGAGCATCGACCTCGAAGCCCTCTACATCGATCTGCACCGTCACCCGGAGCTTTCCTTCCAGGAGACCCGCACGGCCGGGGTCGTCACCCGGAACCTGGAGCAGCTGGGGATCGAGTTCGAAGAGGGCATCGGGCGCACCGGCGTCGCCGCGGTGATCCGCAACGGCGCGGGACCGGTCGTCTGGCTGCGGGCCGACATGGACGGCCTTCCGGTCGAAGAGCGCACCGCCCTGCCCTACGCCAGCACCGCACGGGGCATCGACCCGTCCGGTCAGGACGTCCCCGTCATGCACGCCTGCGGCCATGACATGCACGTCACCGCCCTGCTCGGCGCCCTCGAGCGACTGCAGGCGACGACGGATGCCTGGTCGGGCACCGTGGTGGCCGTCTTCCAGCCCGCCGAGGAGTACGGCGCGGGGTCCGAGGCGATGATCGCCGACGGCGTGCTCGACCGCTTCCCCCGCCCCGACATCGTGCTCGGCCAGCACCTCACCCCGCTCCCCGCCGGCCTCATCGGGGTGCGCAGCGGCACGCAGATGGCGGCATCCGACGGGCTTACGGTGACGCTTCTCGGTCGCGGCGGCCACGGCTCGCGTCCGCACGCCACGATCGACCCCGTCGTCATGGCGGCAGCCACCGTCATGCGGCTGCAGACGGTCGTGTCGCGCGAGGTCGACCCGCGCGAGATGGCGGTCGTGACGGTGGGCTCCATCCACGCCGGCCTGAAGAACAACATCATCCCCGCCGAGGCGAAGCTCGAGCTCAGCCTGCGTTACACCGACGAGCCGGCACGCGAGCGCATCATGGCGAAGGTCGAACGGGTCGTGCGAGCGGAGGCACTGGCATCCGGCGCGGAGGAGCCGCCCGTCATCGCCGTTCAGCACTCTCTGCCGCCCACCATCAACGACGTGGATGCCACCGCCCGCCTCGTCTCCGCCTTCGAGCGCAGCTTCGGCGAGGACGCCGTGATCGACCCGGGCATGTTCACCGGCAGCGAGGACGTCTCGTGGTTCGCCCGCCGCGGCGGCGCACCGCTGGTGTTCTGGTTCTGGGGCGGCGTGGACCCCCAGGTCTACGCCGCGGCCGCCGCGGGCGGGACGATCGACGAGGACATCCCGACGAACCACTCCCCCTTCTTCGCGCCGGTGCTGCACCCCACGATCGAGCGCGGCGTCGAGAACCTCGTGGTCGCAGCGCGGGAGTTCCTCTCCGCGTCCTGA
- a CDS encoding LacI family DNA-binding transcriptional regulator, whose translation MVSIDEVARAAGVSTATVSRALSGRGQVSAGTRSRVLDTAAALGYVVSAPASSLASGRARNIGVLLPVVDRWFFSTVLAGIASGLQSAGYDITLYALTDDPVERAAVFETFLRRRRVDGVIAIAMSLDASEVSRLAGLGLPVVALGAAQPPLPSLSVDDVAVARLATGHLTGLGHRALAHIGTVHGAEDGTDREHIPSLRRRGFELALADAGIPRSSARQEQADFTIEGGHAAAMRLLDRDDRPTAIFAASDEMAIGAMIAARDLGLSVPGDVSVVGVDGHELSGFFGLTTVDQFPHDQGLRAAEAVLAALEAPTPLAALPFELVVRASTGAPRPGAAAFRRAAGGAP comes from the coding sequence ATGGTGAGCATCGATGAGGTGGCACGCGCGGCGGGGGTCTCCACCGCGACGGTGTCGCGCGCGCTGAGCGGGCGGGGGCAGGTCTCGGCCGGCACCCGCTCGCGCGTGCTCGACACCGCCGCGGCGCTCGGGTACGTCGTCTCCGCGCCCGCCTCGAGCCTGGCCTCGGGCCGTGCGCGCAACATCGGGGTGCTGCTGCCGGTGGTCGACCGGTGGTTCTTCTCCACCGTGCTCGCCGGCATCGCGTCGGGCCTGCAGAGCGCCGGGTACGACATCACCCTCTACGCGCTGACCGACGATCCGGTCGAGCGGGCCGCGGTGTTCGAGACGTTCCTGCGCCGCCGGCGCGTGGATGGCGTCATCGCCATCGCGATGTCGCTCGACGCATCCGAGGTGAGCCGCCTGGCCGGCCTCGGGCTCCCCGTCGTGGCGCTCGGGGCGGCCCAGCCGCCGCTGCCGAGCCTCTCGGTCGACGACGTCGCCGTCGCGCGGCTCGCCACCGGACACCTCACCGGGCTGGGTCACCGTGCCCTCGCGCACATCGGCACCGTGCACGGCGCCGAGGACGGCACCGACCGGGAGCACATCCCGTCACTGCGCCGGCGCGGGTTCGAGCTGGCGCTTGCGGATGCCGGCATCCCCCGGTCCTCCGCCCGTCAGGAGCAGGCCGACTTCACGATCGAGGGCGGGCATGCGGCCGCCATGAGGCTGCTGGACCGCGATGACCGGCCGACCGCGATCTTCGCGGCATCCGACGAGATGGCGATCGGCGCGATGATCGCCGCCCGCGACCTGGGGCTGAGCGTGCCCGGAGACGTGTCGGTGGTGGGCGTCGACGGCCACGAGCTCTCCGGGTTCTTCGGGCTGACGACGGTCGACCAGTTCCCGCATGACCAGGGCCTGCGGGCCGCCGAGGCGGTGCTCGCCGCGCTCGAGGCCCCGACGCCGCTGGCTGCGCTGCCGTTCGAGCTCGTTGTGCGGGCGTCTACCGGGGCTCCGAGACCGGGTGCGGCCGCGTTCCGTCGCGCCGCCGGCGGCGCCCCGTAG
- a CDS encoding glycoside hydrolase family 13 protein gives MTLSDTLPGAAAADSRPGSEWWRTAVIYQIYPRSFADASGDGVGDLPGVTSRIDDLQALGIDAIWLSPFQRSPQKDAGYDVSDYCDVDPLFGTLADFDDLIEAAHSRGIRIIADLVPNHSSDQHVWFQEALAAAPGSPERGRYIFRDGKGENGELPPNNWESVFGGPAWTRVTEPDGTAGQWYLHLFDSSQPDFDWSNPVVQEEFRRILRFWLDRGVDGFRVDVAHGLVKAPGLPDYTPDPHGGSMGGDAAEVPYWGQEGVHDIYRDWHKVLAEYDGDRALCAEAWLPTVDITAKWVRPDEMHQAFNFAYLETPWDAAELRTVISESLRAYPAVGAPSTWVLSNHDVVRHASRLALTAENPQGHGIGPDSPGQPEPVLGLRRARAASTVMLALPGSAYIFQGEELGLPEVIDLPGDARQDPTWFRTEGERYGRDGCRVPIPWDAAAPAYGFSPTGQSWLPQPAEWATLARDQQVGDPDSTLSLYRTLLAERRAHGLGAGTLEWLDGYGDDVLAFRNGDVTVISNIGETPVELPTAELIVASEPVSDGILPADTTVWLRSI, from the coding sequence ATGACACTCTCCGACACCCTTCCCGGCGCCGCCGCTGCGGACTCCCGCCCCGGATCCGAGTGGTGGCGCACCGCCGTCATCTACCAGATCTACCCCCGATCCTTCGCCGACGCCTCGGGCGACGGCGTGGGCGACCTGCCCGGCGTCACCTCCCGCATCGACGACCTGCAGGCCCTCGGTATCGACGCGATCTGGCTGAGCCCCTTCCAGCGTTCCCCGCAGAAGGATGCCGGCTACGACGTGTCCGACTACTGCGACGTCGACCCGCTCTTCGGTACGCTCGCGGACTTCGACGACCTCATCGAGGCCGCGCACTCCCGTGGCATCCGCATCATCGCGGACCTCGTGCCGAATCACTCCTCCGACCAGCACGTCTGGTTCCAGGAGGCTCTGGCGGCCGCCCCCGGCAGCCCCGAGCGCGGGCGCTACATCTTCCGCGACGGCAAGGGCGAGAACGGCGAGCTGCCCCCCAACAACTGGGAGTCCGTCTTCGGCGGCCCCGCATGGACGCGCGTGACCGAGCCCGACGGCACCGCCGGCCAGTGGTACCTGCACCTGTTCGACTCGTCGCAGCCCGACTTCGACTGGTCCAACCCCGTCGTGCAGGAGGAGTTCCGTCGCATCCTGCGCTTCTGGCTCGACCGTGGCGTCGACGGCTTCCGCGTCGACGTGGCCCACGGTCTGGTCAAGGCCCCCGGCCTGCCCGACTACACCCCCGACCCCCACGGCGGCTCGATGGGCGGCGACGCCGCCGAGGTGCCCTACTGGGGCCAGGAGGGCGTGCACGACATCTACCGCGACTGGCACAAGGTGCTCGCCGAGTATGACGGCGACCGGGCCCTGTGCGCCGAGGCATGGCTGCCGACGGTGGACATCACCGCCAAGTGGGTGCGCCCCGACGAGATGCACCAGGCGTTCAACTTCGCCTACCTCGAGACCCCGTGGGATGCCGCGGAGCTGCGCACCGTGATCAGCGAGTCGCTGCGCGCCTACCCCGCCGTGGGCGCCCCCAGCACCTGGGTGCTGTCCAACCACGACGTCGTCCGCCACGCCTCGCGCCTGGCGCTGACGGCCGAGAACCCCCAGGGCCATGGCATCGGCCCGGACTCCCCCGGCCAGCCCGAGCCGGTGCTGGGCCTGCGCCGCGCCCGCGCGGCATCCACCGTGATGCTGGCCCTGCCGGGATCGGCGTACATCTTCCAGGGCGAGGAGCTCGGGCTTCCCGAGGTCATCGACCTGCCCGGCGACGCCCGTCAGGACCCGACCTGGTTCCGCACCGAGGGCGAGCGCTACGGCCGCGACGGATGCCGCGTGCCGATTCCGTGGGACGCGGCCGCGCCTGCCTACGGCTTCAGCCCCACCGGCCAGTCCTGGCTGCCGCAGCCGGCGGAGTGGGCGACCCTCGCCCGCGACCAGCAGGTGGGCGACCCGGACTCGACGCTGTCGCTGTACCGCACCCTGCTCGCCGAGCGACGCGCGCACGGGCTCGGCGCGGGAACGCTGGAGTGGCTGGACGGCTACGGCGACGACGTGCTGGCCTTCCGCAACGGCGACGTGACCGTCATCTCCAACATCGGCGAGACGCCGGTGGAGCTGCCGACGGCAGAGCTCATCGTCGCGAGCGAGCCGGTCTCCGACGGCATTCTCCCCGCCGACACCACGGTGTGGCTGCGGTCGATCTGA